The following proteins come from a genomic window of Gynuella sunshinyii YC6258:
- the rhaS gene encoding rhamnose ABC transporter substrate-binding protein gives MRINLLSVLLTVLSLLLVNPAHAENVRIALVVKALGIGFFEAANKGAQEAAKELGDVEVIYTGPTSTTAEGQIEVISSLIAQKVDAIAVSANDQDALVPILQRAQKRGIKVISWDSGVAPAGRSIHLNPSSNELIGRMNVKLAADALKAKGESKGEWAILSASPTATNQNIWIEEMKKAAPEFPQLTLVDTVYGDDLADKSYREAVALIRNHPDLDVIVAPTTVGILAAAQAVSDQNLIGKVYVTGLGLPSELAGHVESGAIHSFAIWNPIDLGYSATYIAYNLVKGKATKSEVGMGRMGTAKLDKDGNAAMSDPFVYDVTNVKEFASIF, from the coding sequence ATGCGAATTAACCTGTTGTCAGTCCTGCTGACGGTTCTGTCTTTGCTGCTGGTAAACCCGGCACATGCCGAAAATGTCCGTATTGCCCTGGTGGTCAAAGCTCTGGGGATCGGCTTCTTTGAAGCTGCTAATAAAGGAGCTCAGGAAGCTGCCAAAGAACTTGGCGATGTAGAAGTGATTTATACCGGCCCGACATCCACGACGGCCGAAGGCCAGATTGAAGTGATCAGTTCTCTGATTGCCCAGAAAGTCGATGCCATTGCGGTATCAGCCAATGATCAGGATGCATTGGTCCCCATTCTTCAGCGGGCACAGAAACGCGGGATTAAAGTCATTTCCTGGGATTCAGGTGTGGCTCCGGCCGGTCGTTCAATTCATCTTAACCCCTCCAGCAATGAACTCATCGGCCGTATGAATGTTAAGCTGGCTGCCGATGCGTTAAAAGCCAAAGGCGAAAGCAAGGGCGAGTGGGCCATTCTCAGCGCCTCGCCGACGGCGACCAATCAGAATATCTGGATTGAGGAAATGAAAAAAGCTGCGCCGGAATTTCCACAATTGACGCTGGTGGATACGGTTTATGGTGATGACCTGGCCGATAAAAGTTATCGTGAGGCGGTGGCTTTGATCCGTAATCATCCGGATCTGGATGTGATTGTCGCGCCAACGACCGTTGGTATTCTGGCTGCGGCTCAGGCGGTCAGTGATCAGAATCTGATTGGCAAAGTCTATGTCACCGGTTTAGGACTGCCATCAGAACTGGCCGGGCACGTTGAATCTGGTGCCATTCACAGTTTCGCCATCTGGAATCCGATCGATCTTGGTTATTCTGCTACCTATATCGCCTACAATCTGGTCAAGGGTAAGGCGACTAAAAGCGAAGTGGGTATGGGACGCATGGGTACTGCCAAACTGGACAAAGATGGCAACGCTGCCATGTCAGACCCTTTTGTATATGACGTGACTAATGTGAAGGAATTTGCGTCGATTTTTTGA
- a CDS encoding bifunctional rhamnulose-1-phosphate aldolase/short-chain dehydrogenase, which translates to MPTNNNNQIPNLWDDTRAASLSEAELLLYRSNLLGSDKRVTNYGGGNTSAKIQQSDPLSGETVTVLWVKGSGGDIGSMALDGFATLYLDKLNTLKTLYRGEEYEDEMVGYLPHCTFNLNNRAASIDTPLHAYVPFTHVDHLHPDAVIAVAASQNSRELTEVIFGQDIGWLPWRRPGFQLGLELEQIARENPHLKGVVLEAHGLFTWANDAKSCYETSLAMINRAQQWLDQKLQNQPAFNGQRHESLSATKRQQIASQLMPIIRGKTSHHQRQIGHFNDAPEVLEFVNSQALISLAELGTSCPDHFLRTKIKPLVLEYNPEQDNLAQVIDSLDAQLQAYNQDYAAYYERCKHPNSPAMRDSNPVIYLVPGVGMLSFAKDKATARIAGEFYLNAINVMRGAAGVSDYMGLPEQQAFNIEYWLLEEAKLQRQPKPKSLAGRVAVVTGGAGGIGQATAARLIREGACVLLLDIDAEGLARTESHFRDTFGADNISSFTMDVTQEQEVAAALQHCCLTFGGVDILVSNAGIASSAPLDETTLELWQRNQDILSTGYFLVTRETFKVMKQQNIAGNIIFVSSKNGLVASANASAYCTAKAAEIQLARSVALEGAPLGIRANVVNPDAVLRGSKIWTGKWREERASAYNMSVDELEEHYRQRSLLKLNVLPEDIAEAIYFFASDASAKSTGNILNVDAGHAPSFTR; encoded by the coding sequence ATGCCAACAAACAATAACAATCAAATTCCCAACCTGTGGGATGACACCAGAGCCGCCTCTCTGTCAGAAGCGGAATTGCTGCTATATCGTTCAAACCTGCTGGGTAGCGATAAACGGGTAACCAACTATGGCGGCGGCAATACTTCTGCCAAAATCCAGCAATCAGATCCGCTCAGCGGTGAAACCGTGACCGTACTCTGGGTTAAAGGCTCCGGCGGGGATATCGGCAGCATGGCGCTGGATGGTTTCGCCACCTTATACCTGGACAAACTCAACACCCTGAAAACACTTTACCGGGGCGAAGAGTACGAGGATGAAATGGTTGGCTATCTGCCCCATTGCACCTTCAACCTGAACAACCGGGCAGCCAGTATCGATACACCATTACACGCCTATGTGCCGTTCACCCATGTGGACCATTTGCATCCGGATGCGGTGATTGCTGTTGCAGCCTCCCAAAACAGTCGGGAACTGACCGAAGTGATTTTTGGTCAGGATATCGGCTGGTTACCCTGGCGTCGGCCAGGCTTTCAACTGGGACTGGAACTGGAACAGATTGCCCGTGAAAACCCACACCTGAAAGGCGTCGTGCTGGAGGCCCATGGTCTGTTCACTTGGGCGAACGATGCCAAAAGCTGTTATGAAACATCACTGGCCATGATCAACCGGGCGCAGCAATGGCTCGATCAGAAGCTGCAGAATCAACCAGCCTTCAACGGCCAGCGCCACGAGAGTCTGAGTGCCACCAAACGACAGCAGATTGCCAGTCAGCTGATGCCGATTATTCGTGGCAAAACCAGCCATCATCAGCGTCAGATCGGTCATTTCAATGATGCGCCGGAGGTGCTGGAATTTGTGAATTCCCAGGCCCTGATATCACTGGCGGAACTGGGCACTTCCTGTCCGGATCACTTCCTGCGAACCAAAATCAAACCACTGGTGCTGGAGTACAACCCAGAACAGGACAATCTCGCCCAGGTCATAGACAGTCTGGACGCCCAGCTGCAAGCCTATAATCAGGATTACGCCGCCTATTACGAGCGCTGTAAGCACCCAAACAGCCCGGCCATGCGCGACTCCAATCCGGTCATTTATCTGGTGCCAGGAGTCGGCATGTTGTCGTTTGCCAAAGATAAGGCTACCGCCCGCATTGCCGGCGAATTCTATCTGAATGCCATCAACGTTATGCGCGGTGCAGCGGGCGTGAGTGACTATATGGGGTTACCGGAACAGCAGGCGTTCAACATTGAATACTGGCTGCTGGAGGAAGCCAAATTACAGCGCCAGCCCAAACCCAAATCCCTTGCTGGCAGAGTTGCTGTGGTAACCGGTGGTGCCGGTGGTATCGGTCAGGCGACGGCCGCACGGTTGATCCGCGAAGGTGCCTGCGTGTTATTGCTGGACATTGACGCTGAAGGCCTGGCACGTACCGAATCTCACTTTCGCGACACTTTCGGCGCAGACAATATCAGCAGCTTCACCATGGATGTGACTCAGGAGCAGGAAGTGGCAGCCGCACTGCAACATTGCTGCCTGACGTTCGGCGGGGTGGACATTCTCGTTTCCAATGCGGGCATCGCCTCTTCAGCCCCACTGGACGAAACCACGCTGGAGCTATGGCAGCGAAATCAGGATATTCTGTCGACTGGCTACTTTCTGGTTACCAGGGAAACCTTTAAAGTCATGAAGCAACAGAATATAGCCGGCAACATTATTTTCGTATCAAGCAAAAATGGTCTGGTGGCTTCGGCCAATGCCAGCGCTTACTGCACCGCCAAAGCCGCGGAAATTCAACTGGCCCGCAGTGTCGCTCTGGAAGGTGCACCGCTGGGCATCCGCGCCAATGTGGTAAACCCGGACGCAGTCTTGCGGGGATCCAAAATATGGACCGGAAAATGGCGGGAGGAACGCGCCAGTGCCTATAACATGTCTGTTGACGAACTCGAAGAGCATTATCGTCAGCGTAGTCTGCTGAAGTTGAATGTGTTGCCCGAGGACATCGCCGAGGCCATTTACTTTTTCGCCTCAGATGCGTCAGCCAAATCCACTGGTAATATTTTGAACGTTGATGCGGGTCATGCCCCATCGTTTACCCGCTAA
- a CDS encoding ABC transporter permease: MKPLSLIRRRESFLGVVILVLILAVGLITPEFLSAGSLLGAFNDTSILIILALGQMLVIVTRCIDLSVAANVALTGMVVAMLNASYPFIAVPWLLLLAMTLGALLGMINGLLVWRLGVPAIVVTLGTMSIYRGAVFLLSHGAWVNAHQMSAGFIEFPRTTIAWLPVMSWIALTVVLVFFLLTRYWRFGRDFFSAGGNPTAAFYTGIDVGWVQFRAFVISGLLAGLCGYLWVSRYAVAYVDVANGFELQVVAACVIGGVSIMGGIGTVVGCVLGALFLGVINNALPVIGVSPFWQMAISGAVIIVAVIANSRAERRKGRVILRTPTLNMARG; this comes from the coding sequence ATGAAACCGTTATCGCTGATACGTCGTCGTGAAAGCTTTCTGGGAGTCGTTATCCTGGTATTGATTCTGGCAGTAGGGTTGATTACCCCAGAGTTTTTATCCGCCGGAAGCTTGCTCGGAGCCTTTAATGATACGTCTATTCTGATCATTCTGGCATTGGGGCAAATGCTGGTGATCGTCACCCGCTGCATTGATTTGTCCGTTGCTGCCAATGTGGCCCTGACGGGCATGGTGGTTGCCATGCTGAATGCCAGTTATCCGTTTATTGCCGTACCGTGGCTGTTGCTGCTGGCAATGACTTTGGGGGCATTACTGGGAATGATCAACGGCTTGTTGGTCTGGCGTTTGGGAGTCCCGGCAATTGTCGTGACTCTGGGCACCATGAGTATTTATCGGGGGGCTGTATTTCTGCTCTCTCATGGAGCCTGGGTGAATGCCCATCAGATGAGTGCCGGATTTATTGAGTTTCCACGCACTACCATCGCGTGGTTGCCAGTGATGAGTTGGATTGCGCTGACGGTGGTGCTGGTGTTTTTCCTGCTCACCCGCTATTGGCGCTTCGGGCGTGATTTTTTCAGTGCCGGCGGTAATCCCACCGCGGCGTTTTATACCGGTATCGATGTTGGCTGGGTGCAGTTTCGGGCTTTTGTCATCTCCGGTCTGCTGGCCGGGCTGTGTGGTTACCTGTGGGTGTCCCGTTATGCGGTTGCCTATGTCGATGTGGCCAACGGCTTTGAGCTTCAGGTCGTCGCGGCCTGTGTGATTGGGGGAGTCAGTATTATGGGAGGAATCGGAACTGTTGTCGGTTGTGTACTTGGGGCTCTGTTTCTTGGGGTTATCAATAATGCCTTGCCCGTCATAGGCGTGTCACCGTTCTGGCAGATGGCCATATCCGGTGCTGTGATTATTGTCGCCGTGATCGCCAACTCCAGAGCTGAGCGTCGTAAAGGCCGGGTGATTTTACGG
- a CDS encoding BNR repeat-containing protein, producing MKIFVSIPTLFITLSTTLVTMPVQSAPSVGKTEESIMTTDATTWWDDRYGDGYLSSMSYSQDSVISYGGWQYAAYYNHNRQVVIRRRQLPGGNWDSLTLSDYTQTENDNHNNISLGISPLDGRIHVSFDHHDSNLHYRLSVAGVANYPNSYSWNNALFSSVQSHLDNGTINPLTYPRFITAGDGTMIFEGRIGQSGNGESWLWRYNNDGHWTELGKFIENSYNGGDANAYFFGIQFDTHNRLHAAWVWRENFGGNSNHDIMYAYSDDYGRTWRNNAGRLVAVTGQSFITRDSDVKIWTIPTNSGLINQEAMVVDLQGRVHVLARRDIDGSNRQVHYWRDTRGQWSQMDTGIKTKIWDNRSKLAYDKDGNLYAIMPNIQIASASANKHYTDWTVVNLDDNSRYTHSEPLIDFYGLKQGRDELYVYAQKGTVKQTSGDIAILKYQLNGRPFQGWSLCANEGQQCEFSGTREVRYGYDGTYNSGTFTNATECNNSVFGDPIRGVEKTCEIQLNQDESALPWIYCAGENQTCQFQGIRTVRYGANGHYFYGQHSDGISCSNSAFGDPVSGEWKSCYYK from the coding sequence ATGAAAATATTTGTCTCAATTCCAACCCTGTTTATAACACTGTCAACGACCCTGGTGACCATGCCGGTACAGTCTGCTCCCAGTGTTGGTAAAACCGAAGAATCCATCATGACCACCGATGCCACAACCTGGTGGGATGATCGCTATGGTGATGGTTATCTGAGTAGCATGTCCTATTCTCAGGATTCCGTGATCAGTTACGGTGGATGGCAATATGCTGCGTATTACAACCACAACCGCCAGGTGGTGATCAGGCGTCGACAGCTTCCCGGCGGCAACTGGGATAGCCTGACTCTGAGTGATTACACACAGACCGAAAACGATAATCACAACAACATTTCGCTGGGCATATCGCCCCTGGATGGTCGTATTCATGTGTCTTTTGATCATCATGACAGCAACCTGCACTATCGTCTGTCAGTGGCCGGTGTTGCCAATTACCCGAACAGCTACAGCTGGAACAACGCCTTGTTTTCCAGTGTTCAGAGTCACCTGGATAACGGCACTATCAACCCATTAACTTATCCGCGTTTTATCACCGCCGGTGATGGCACCATGATATTTGAAGGTCGCATCGGCCAGAGCGGCAATGGTGAAAGCTGGTTGTGGCGCTATAACAATGACGGTCATTGGACAGAACTCGGCAAGTTTATCGAAAACAGCTACAACGGCGGTGATGCCAATGCCTACTTTTTTGGCATTCAGTTTGATACCCACAACCGTTTGCATGCTGCCTGGGTATGGCGGGAAAATTTTGGCGGCAACTCCAACCATGACATCATGTACGCCTACAGCGATGATTACGGTCGAACCTGGCGTAATAATGCCGGGAGGCTGGTAGCGGTCACGGGTCAGTCTTTTATCACCCGGGATTCTGATGTAAAAATATGGACCATTCCCACCAATTCCGGGCTGATCAACCAGGAAGCCATGGTCGTGGATCTGCAGGGGCGCGTACACGTTTTAGCCCGCAGAGATATCGACGGTAGCAACAGACAGGTTCATTACTGGCGCGACACCCGCGGTCAGTGGTCGCAAATGGACACCGGCATCAAAACCAAGATCTGGGATAACCGCTCCAAGCTTGCGTATGATAAGGATGGCAACCTCTATGCCATCATGCCGAATATTCAGATCGCTTCCGCCTCCGCAAACAAGCACTATACTGACTGGACCGTCGTCAATCTGGATGACAACAGCCGCTATACCCATTCAGAACCTCTGATCGATTTTTATGGCCTCAAACAAGGTCGGGATGAATTGTACGTGTACGCTCAGAAAGGCACCGTCAAACAGACATCCGGCGACATTGCCATTCTCAAATATCAACTCAATGGCCGTCCATTCCAAGGTTGGTCTCTGTGTGCCAATGAAGGTCAGCAATGTGAATTCAGCGGTACCCGTGAGGTTCGCTATGGTTATGATGGAACCTATAACAGCGGTACGTTTACGAATGCTACAGAGTGCAACAACAGTGTGTTCGGAGATCCGATTCGCGGAGTTGAAAAAACCTGCGAAATCCAGCTAAACCAGGATGAAAGTGCACTACCATGGATTTATTGTGCCGGTGAGAACCAAACCTGTCAGTTTCAGGGTATCCGTACAGTTCGTTACGGCGCTAATGGCCACTATTTTTATGGTCAGCACAGTGATGGTATCAGCTGCAGCAACAGCGCCTTTGGCGATCCTGTCAGTGGTGAGTGGAAGTCCTGTTACTATAAATAA
- a CDS encoding sugar ABC transporter ATP-binding protein: MQRDQAVLSLRNLTKTFPGVKALDGVKLDLYPGEVTALVGENGAGKSTLVKTITGIYQPDGGDIYVCGQPVVIQTPEQARQLGITVIHQETVLFDELSVAENIFAGNYLTKGLLKRLDWPQMYQRSGEILAQIDAPIDPQTPLKELSIAQKHMVAIARALSVDARVVILDEPTAALSYHEIEELYRIIERLKQSSKAVMFITHKFDEIFAVADRYVVYRDGSFVGEGLISNVREEELVEMMVARSIKDTYPKQTVDIGAPVMEVENFCHPSEFTNISFDVHAGEILGFYGLVGSGRTEVMQALYGLSKAATGRIMIDGSQTRFHSPAEAIAAGLVYVPEERQQQGVVLNLPIFQNISLPQLSRLNRWGFLNEQSEYELAREYGERLNVKAASWSQEVGNLSGGNQQKVVIGKWLATQPKVIILDEPTKGIDIASKAAVHRFMSELVAEGLAVIMVSSELPEILGMADRIIVMHEGVMVKHFHRSEANAQKIVSAATGGKAA; the protein is encoded by the coding sequence ATGCAACGAGATCAGGCAGTTTTGTCACTGCGGAATCTCACCAAAACTTTTCCGGGGGTCAAAGCCCTGGATGGTGTCAAACTGGATTTATATCCTGGTGAGGTGACCGCGCTGGTCGGTGAAAACGGTGCCGGCAAGTCCACTCTGGTGAAAACCATTACCGGAATTTATCAACCTGATGGCGGCGATATCTACGTTTGCGGTCAACCGGTTGTGATCCAAACACCCGAACAGGCCCGGCAACTGGGCATTACAGTGATTCATCAGGAAACCGTGTTGTTTGATGAATTAAGTGTCGCTGAAAATATTTTTGCCGGAAATTATCTGACCAAGGGTCTGCTGAAACGCCTGGACTGGCCGCAGATGTATCAGCGTAGTGGTGAAATTCTGGCCCAGATCGATGCGCCGATTGATCCGCAAACGCCACTTAAAGAACTGAGTATCGCCCAGAAACATATGGTGGCTATTGCCCGGGCTTTGTCCGTGGATGCCCGAGTGGTGATTCTGGATGAGCCCACGGCCGCGTTGTCTTATCACGAAATTGAAGAGCTGTATCGCATCATTGAACGCCTGAAGCAATCTTCCAAGGCGGTCATGTTTATCACCCATAAATTCGATGAAATTTTTGCTGTGGCTGATCGTTATGTGGTTTACCGTGACGGTAGTTTTGTGGGTGAAGGGTTGATCAGCAATGTCCGTGAGGAAGAACTGGTGGAAATGATGGTGGCCCGCAGTATCAAAGATACTTATCCCAAGCAAACCGTCGATATTGGTGCCCCGGTCATGGAGGTGGAAAATTTCTGTCATCCAAGTGAATTTACCAATATCAGTTTCGACGTTCATGCCGGAGAAATTCTTGGTTTCTACGGACTGGTCGGCTCGGGTCGTACCGAAGTCATGCAGGCTTTATATGGCCTTTCCAAAGCCGCTACCGGGCGGATTATGATTGACGGCAGCCAAACCCGGTTTCATTCACCCGCAGAAGCCATAGCGGCCGGACTGGTATATGTGCCGGAAGAACGGCAGCAGCAGGGAGTGGTATTGAATTTGCCGATTTTTCAGAATATCAGTCTGCCGCAGTTGAGTCGTTTGAACCGTTGGGGCTTTTTGAATGAGCAGTCTGAATATGAACTGGCCCGGGAATATGGTGAGCGCTTAAATGTTAAAGCCGCGAGCTGGAGTCAGGAGGTGGGTAATCTTTCCGGCGGCAATCAGCAAAAGGTGGTGATCGGCAAATGGCTGGCCACTCAGCCGAAAGTCATCATCCTCGATGAACCGACCAAGGGTATCGACATCGCTTCCAAGGCAGCGGTGCATCGGTTTATGTCTGAACTGGTTGCCGAAGGACTGGCGGTGATCATGGTCAGTTCTGAATTACCTGAAATTCTCGGTATGGCGGACCGGATAATTGTCATGCATGAAGGTGTCATGGTGAAACATTTTCACCGAAGTGAAGCAAACGCACAGAAAATTGTCAGCGCCGCAACGGGAGGGAAAGCCGCATGA
- a CDS encoding DeoR/GlpR family DNA-binding transcription regulator — protein MHEVERHRIILAEVEEKPIATLSYLVDLLGASEATIRRDINDLHKKGKLKKVRGGAEALHPPTNVSLVGRPYSVNQTINARAKRQIAQAAVELLEDGMSISISGGTTTYFMSEFMRTRKLQVLTNSFVIAEQLVKRSKCVVTLPGGSIYRDQNIILSPFPDDISSRYYASLLFIGAHGVGPQGVMEADPQIVQAVMKLMDQAECRVLLVDSSKFQNRSNLLVCPLSKIDIVITDDGIDAKSRKMIEAAGSQLVIAKNDVDSVEPAG, from the coding sequence ATGCATGAAGTTGAACGTCATCGAATCATTCTGGCGGAAGTGGAAGAAAAACCGATTGCCACATTAAGTTATCTCGTGGATCTGCTCGGTGCATCGGAAGCGACCATTCGGCGTGATATCAATGATTTACATAAAAAGGGAAAGTTAAAAAAGGTGAGGGGAGGGGCAGAAGCCCTGCATCCACCGACCAATGTCAGTCTGGTTGGAAGGCCATATTCCGTTAACCAGACAATTAATGCCCGAGCCAAACGGCAAATTGCCCAGGCAGCGGTGGAATTGCTGGAGGATGGCATGTCCATTTCCATCAGCGGTGGGACCACCACCTACTTCATGTCAGAGTTCATGCGTACGCGCAAGCTGCAAGTGTTGACCAATTCGTTTGTCATTGCCGAGCAGCTGGTCAAGCGCAGTAAATGTGTGGTGACGCTGCCGGGTGGCAGTATCTACCGGGATCAGAACATCATTTTGAGTCCATTCCCGGATGATATTTCCAGTCGATATTATGCTTCTCTGCTGTTTATTGGCGCTCATGGTGTGGGGCCTCAGGGCGTTATGGAAGCGGATCCTCAAATCGTGCAGGCGGTCATGAAACTGATGGATCAGGCCGAGTGCCGAGTGTTGCTGGTGGATAGCAGTAAATTTCAAAACCGCAGTAATCTGCTGGTATGTCCACTGAGCAAAATTGATATCGTCATTACTGATGATGGTATCGATGCGAAAAGCCGAAAAATGATCGAGGCGGCGGGAAGCCAGCTGGTGATCGCAAAAAATGATGTTGATAGTGTTGAGCCCGCTGGTTAA
- the rhaI gene encoding L-rhamnose catabolism isomerase, which yields MTTTKISTDLIQQENHRRQDWLQQDYQALAEKLQRQHIDITTVTAQAQTLQVALPSWGVGTGGTRFARFPGIGEPRNIFEKLDDCSVIQQLGRMTPNISLHIPWDKPDDPTELKQYAEALGLGFDAMNSNTFQDQANQGLSYKYGSLTHTRAEVRQLAIAHNIEVIELGRQLGSKALTVWIGDGSNFPGQQHFSLAFGRYLESAGQIYQALPSDWNMLLEHKMFEPAFYSTVIQDWGSSYLAAKETGERCRCLVDLGHHAPNVNIEMIVSRLAQFGKLGGFHFNDSKYGDDDLDSGSINPYQLFLVFNELVDIQGNMPSFSPFYMLDQSHNVTDPIESLIYSAAEVQRAYIKALLVDRTALSQYQDNNDPLMAQATLKAAYNLDVEPILQMARMQSGGAIDPIACYRASAYRQQCARQRPTDKHATGSGII from the coding sequence ATGACAACCACAAAAATCTCAACAGATCTCATCCAGCAGGAAAACCATCGTCGCCAGGACTGGCTACAACAGGATTATCAGGCGCTGGCGGAAAAACTGCAGCGCCAGCATATCGATATTACAACAGTGACCGCTCAGGCGCAGACGCTGCAGGTGGCATTGCCGTCCTGGGGTGTGGGCACAGGCGGCACTCGCTTTGCCCGCTTTCCCGGTATCGGAGAACCACGCAATATTTTTGAAAAGCTGGACGATTGTTCGGTGATACAGCAACTGGGACGTATGACACCCAATATTTCTTTGCATATTCCCTGGGATAAACCTGACGATCCCACGGAATTAAAACAATATGCCGAAGCTCTGGGTCTTGGATTCGATGCCATGAATTCCAATACCTTTCAGGATCAGGCCAACCAGGGTCTGTCGTACAAATACGGCAGCCTGACGCATACCCGTGCTGAGGTGCGGCAACTGGCGATTGCTCACAATATCGAAGTGATTGAACTGGGCCGACAGCTCGGCTCCAAAGCATTAACGGTATGGATTGGTGATGGTTCCAATTTCCCCGGTCAACAGCATTTCAGTCTCGCCTTTGGCCGCTACCTGGAAAGCGCCGGACAGATTTATCAGGCGCTGCCATCCGACTGGAATATGCTGCTGGAACACAAAATGTTTGAGCCGGCTTTTTATTCCACTGTCATCCAGGACTGGGGCAGCAGCTACCTCGCGGCCAAAGAAACCGGTGAACGTTGCCGGTGTCTTGTCGATCTCGGCCATCATGCCCCCAATGTTAATATCGAGATGATTGTTTCCCGTCTGGCGCAGTTTGGCAAACTGGGTGGTTTTCATTTCAATGACAGCAAATATGGCGATGATGATCTCGACAGCGGTTCGATTAATCCTTATCAACTGTTTCTGGTGTTTAATGAACTGGTTGATATTCAAGGCAATATGCCGTCATTTTCACCATTCTACATGCTCGATCAATCCCACAATGTGACCGACCCGATTGAAAGCCTGATCTACAGTGCCGCCGAAGTACAGCGCGCCTACATCAAGGCACTGCTGGTGGACCGCACAGCCTTATCGCAGTACCAGGACAATAATGATCCTCTTATGGCACAGGCAACACTGAAGGCGGCGTATAATCTGGATGTCGAACCGATCTTACAAATGGCTCGTATGCAAAGCGGCGGCGCGATTGACCCGATTGCCTGTTATCGGGCCAGTGCCTACCGACAGCAATGTGCCCGACAACGACCAACCGACAAACACGCTACCGGTTCCGGGATCATTTAG
- a CDS encoding DUF692 domain-containing protein, with amino-acid sequence MHERPEFAGYGLGLRPDYYSEILDTRPPVDWFEIISENFMVEGGKPLHFLDRISELYPIAMHGVSLSIASTSPLNYDYLARLQRLIDRVNPLWVSDHLCWTGLSAHNSHDLLPIPYNEESVRHVAERVRQVQDILGRRILLENLSSYVNFNTSDMDEWSFVSTVAEEADCWLLLDVNNIYVSARNHGFDPVAYLNGIPTDRVAQFHVAGHSDYGDYVIDTHDAPVSDPVWQLYHQAVQRFGKVSAMIERDDNMPPLTELMFELSTLREIGEHASLSFIKAG; translated from the coding sequence ATGCATGAACGTCCAGAATTCGCGGGCTATGGTCTTGGTTTACGCCCCGACTATTACTCCGAGATACTCGATACCCGGCCACCGGTGGACTGGTTCGAAATCATCAGCGAAAATTTTATGGTGGAAGGCGGCAAACCATTACACTTTCTGGATCGCATCAGCGAACTGTATCCGATTGCGATGCATGGTGTGTCACTGTCCATCGCTTCAACTTCGCCACTGAATTACGATTACCTGGCCAGACTGCAGAGACTGATTGACCGGGTCAATCCGCTATGGGTATCTGATCATTTGTGCTGGACCGGACTCAGTGCCCACAACTCCCATGATCTGTTACCCATTCCCTACAATGAAGAAAGTGTTCGTCATGTGGCAGAACGGGTTCGTCAGGTACAGGATATTCTGGGACGGAGAATACTGCTGGAAAATTTATCCAGTTATGTCAATTTTAACACCTCGGATATGGATGAATGGTCATTCGTGTCCACCGTGGCTGAAGAGGCAGATTGCTGGTTGCTGCTGGATGTGAACAACATTTACGTCAGCGCCCGTAACCATGGCTTTGATCCTGTGGCTTATCTCAATGGTATTCCTACCGACAGAGTGGCGCAGTTTCATGTAGCCGGCCATTCCGACTATGGCGATTATGTCATTGATACCCACGATGCGCCGGTCAGCGATCCTGTCTGGCAGCTGTACCATCAGGCCGTTCAACGGTTCGGAAAAGTCTCTGCAATGATCGAGCGGGACGATAATATGCCACCTCTGACTGAACTGATGTTCGAACTGAGTACTCTGCGCGAAATCGGCGAACATGCCTCACTGTCATTCATCAAAGCAGGTTGA